In one window of Mobiluncus massiliensis DNA:
- the ftsZ gene encoding cell division protein FtsZ, translating to MEPAPLAVIRVVGVGGGGVNAVNRMIESNLRGVEFIAINTDAQDLLMSDADVKLEIGRESTRGLGAGADPEVGKAAASAHEEDIREALRDSNMVFVTAGEGGGTGTGAAPIVAGIARELGALTIGVVTRPFQFEGRRREQQADRGIEALREQVDALIVIPNQRLLESTDANLSVLEAFRAADQVLQSSVQGITEIITIPGTINVDFADVTTTLKDAKTALMGIGTATGPDRALSSVEMAISSPLLESSMDGADRVLIFFQGGTDLGMQEMNDAAQMVRELADPDANVIIGYAPNEEFADEIKVTVIAAGFEGKGGNATSAHATQTSSAARATAARPAPAAPSAKPPASPRTNEPSQQTAPQPNAEAPATPKPAPATVEPASEKEEILDGIEARLAQHRHEPAAKVPELKAPKFPAGTEAMGTLRPKSETHQPEIKLTGLNGIPDAKREPLAVTSGIRPVSPDAASVPDYVDSSREQRAPALRLEHVFDDIAADDELDIPDFLK from the coding sequence ATGGAACCAGCACCACTGGCAGTCATCCGCGTCGTAGGCGTTGGGGGCGGCGGTGTCAACGCGGTAAACCGGATGATTGAATCAAATCTGCGCGGGGTCGAGTTCATCGCGATTAACACCGATGCACAAGACCTGCTGATGTCGGATGCTGATGTCAAACTTGAGATTGGCAGGGAGTCCACCCGCGGGTTGGGCGCTGGAGCTGATCCCGAAGTTGGCAAAGCGGCAGCATCTGCTCACGAGGAAGATATCCGTGAGGCGCTGCGCGATTCCAACATGGTTTTTGTCACCGCTGGTGAGGGTGGCGGCACCGGCACGGGCGCGGCACCGATTGTGGCCGGTATCGCCCGCGAGCTCGGCGCTTTGACCATCGGTGTGGTTACTCGTCCTTTCCAATTTGAGGGACGTCGTAGAGAACAACAAGCCGATCGAGGTATCGAAGCGCTGCGCGAACAAGTTGATGCCCTCATTGTCATTCCTAACCAACGCCTCTTGGAATCCACGGATGCCAACCTCTCGGTGCTGGAAGCCTTCCGTGCCGCTGACCAGGTCCTGCAATCCTCCGTACAGGGCATCACCGAAATCATCACCATCCCCGGCACCATCAATGTCGATTTCGCTGACGTGACCACCACTTTGAAAGATGCCAAGACCGCGCTGATGGGTATTGGCACCGCTACTGGCCCGGATCGGGCTCTCAGCTCAGTAGAGATGGCGATTTCTTCGCCGCTGCTAGAAAGCTCTATGGACGGAGCTGACCGCGTGCTTATCTTCTTCCAAGGCGGGACGGACCTGGGGATGCAAGAGATGAACGATGCTGCCCAGATGGTTCGCGAACTGGCCGATCCGGACGCTAACGTCATTATCGGTTACGCCCCGAACGAAGAATTTGCTGATGAGATTAAAGTCACGGTTATCGCCGCGGGCTTTGAAGGCAAGGGCGGAAATGCCACCTCCGCGCATGCTACGCAGACGTCATCTGCCGCCCGTGCCACAGCAGCGCGTCCCGCCCCGGCCGCTCCGAGTGCCAAGCCGCCGGCTTCGCCCCGGACTAACGAACCGAGCCAGCAGACCGCACCGCAGCCGAATGCGGAAGCTCCGGCGACGCCGAAGCCCGCCCCGGCAACTGTTGAACCCGCTTCTGAAAAGGAAGAAATCCTTGACGGAATCGAGGCCCGGCTGGCTCAGCACCGCCACGAACCGGCTGCGAAAGTCCCCGAGCTGAAAGCCCCGAAGTTCCCCGCTGGAACCGAGGCGATGGGCACCTTGCGCCCCAAGTCAGAGACGCATCAACCGGAAATCAAACTCACCGGCCTGAACGGAATTCCTGACGCAAAGCGGGAGCCTTTAGCCGTTACCTCCGGGATTCGTCCAGTGTCGCCCGATGCGGCGAGCGTACCGGACTACGTCGATTCCTCCCGGGAACAGCGTGCGCCAGCACTGCGCCTGGAACACGTCTTTGACGACATCGCGGCAGACGATGAACTCGACATTCCGGACTTTTTGAAATAA
- a CDS encoding cell division protein SepF, whose product MGLALRNVLEKVGLREPDIDDYEDEEFLEDEAPLGELHEFPGSTESETAPHTHPDAPAEAPIGTIDRIKTAKPTTYSDAKEIGDYLRDNVPVILNLAYLSAKEAQRMVDFASGLTYGLRGSFEEVGTRVFLLSPQNLKTIEASPNRSASLLQTL is encoded by the coding sequence ATGGGTCTGGCGCTGCGTAACGTTTTAGAGAAGGTCGGCTTGCGGGAACCCGACATCGACGATTACGAAGATGAGGAATTCCTCGAAGATGAAGCTCCTTTGGGCGAGCTTCATGAATTTCCCGGTTCCACCGAATCGGAAACTGCTCCGCACACCCACCCGGACGCTCCTGCTGAGGCACCAATCGGCACTATTGACCGGATTAAGACGGCCAAGCCCACCACGTATTCGGATGCCAAAGAAATCGGAGACTACCTGCGCGACAATGTGCCAGTCATCCTCAACCTGGCTTATCTTTCCGCCAAGGAAGCGCAGCGCATGGTGGACTTTGCTTCCGGCTTGACTTACGGTCTGCGCGGTTCTTTTGAGGAAGTTGGCACCCGAGTGTTCCTGCTTTCCCCGCAGAACCTTAAGACTATCGAGGCTAGCCCAAATCGCTCGGCCTCCCTTTTGCAGACTCTGTGA
- a CDS encoding amino acid ABC transporter ATP-binding protein gives MSTALSIKDMHKSFGDLEVLKGVCVQVEQGEVLAILGPSGSGKSTLLRCATFLDYMDSGSIEYFGETALTMKNGEKTSSGDEKRFRHDYGLVFQNFNLFPHWNVMRNLTDAPIKVQHRNPAEVRTEAQQLLDRMNLADKGNAYPSELSGGQKQRVAIARALALKPRMLYFDEPTSALDPELTGEILAIIRSLADERMTMVIVTHEMEFAAQVADRAVFMDGGTVLEEGPAEQLIHHPTQERTRQFLHKLQGEQPR, from the coding sequence ATGAGCACCGCACTATCGATTAAAGACATGCACAAGAGCTTCGGCGATTTGGAAGTCCTGAAGGGTGTCTGCGTACAGGTCGAGCAGGGCGAGGTCCTGGCGATTCTGGGCCCTTCCGGTTCGGGAAAGTCCACTTTGCTGCGCTGCGCCACTTTCCTGGATTACATGGATTCCGGGAGCATCGAATACTTCGGAGAAACCGCTCTGACCATGAAAAACGGGGAAAAAACGTCCAGTGGTGATGAAAAACGGTTCCGGCATGACTACGGATTGGTGTTCCAGAATTTCAACCTGTTCCCGCACTGGAACGTCATGCGTAACCTCACAGACGCCCCAATCAAAGTGCAGCATCGCAACCCGGCTGAAGTCCGCACCGAAGCCCAACAGCTCCTGGATCGCATGAACCTGGCAGACAAAGGCAACGCTTACCCCTCCGAGCTGAGCGGGGGTCAAAAGCAGCGCGTGGCCATCGCCCGGGCACTCGCGTTGAAACCGCGAATGCTGTACTTTGACGAACCGACTTCCGCGCTGGACCCGGAGCTGACTGGTGAAATCCTAGCTATTATCCGCTCTCTGGCTGACGAACGCATGACGATGGTTATTGTCACTCACGAGATGGAGTTCGCCGCCCAGGTCGCTGACCGTGCCGTTTTCATGGACGGCGGGACCGTACTGGAAGAAGGCCCCGCGGAACAGCTCATTCACCACCCCACTCAGGAGCGCACTCGCCAGTTCCTCCACAAACTCCAGGGCGAACAGCCACGCTAA
- a CDS encoding transporter substrate-binding domain-containing protein: MVFKKIVSLAAGLAVAFSLTACGGDSSHNAGTEGGNTAKSAGDKFVVGFDANFPPYGYKDETTGEYTGFDLDLAAEVAKRNDWTLEKKPIDWDAKDMQLDSGSVDCLWNGFTMNGREDKYTWSKPYVDNSIVFVTRSADNLKDAAALEGKTVIVQADSSGLAALEDEANKDLLASFKALNKVPDYNNAFMSLEAGAADAVAVDIGVANYQLETRKKGLFTIMEKPVQTEQYGVGFKLGNEALRDQVQNTLDEMIADGKFMELAQKYGLENAVITK; the protein is encoded by the coding sequence ATGGTTTTTAAAAAAATTGTCAGCCTGGCGGCAGGCCTCGCCGTAGCTTTTTCTTTGACCGCTTGCGGCGGCGATTCATCTCACAACGCCGGCACCGAAGGGGGCAACACCGCGAAAAGCGCGGGCGACAAGTTCGTGGTCGGCTTTGACGCGAACTTCCCGCCTTACGGTTACAAGGACGAAACGACTGGGGAATACACCGGTTTCGACTTGGATTTAGCTGCCGAGGTAGCGAAACGCAACGACTGGACCCTGGAAAAGAAACCTATTGACTGGGATGCCAAAGATATGCAACTCGATTCGGGATCGGTGGACTGCTTGTGGAACGGTTTCACCATGAACGGCCGCGAGGACAAGTACACCTGGTCAAAGCCTTATGTAGATAACTCCATTGTTTTTGTAACCCGCAGTGCTGACAACCTGAAAGACGCCGCGGCTCTGGAGGGCAAGACCGTCATTGTGCAGGCTGATTCTTCCGGTTTGGCAGCTCTGGAGGACGAAGCCAACAAGGATTTGCTCGCTTCGTTCAAAGCCCTGAACAAAGTTCCCGACTACAACAACGCTTTCATGAGTCTGGAAGCCGGGGCGGCCGATGCGGTGGCCGTGGACATCGGTGTCGCGAACTACCAGCTGGAGACGCGAAAGAAGGGACTGTTCACCATCATGGAAAAGCCGGTTCAGACCGAACAGTACGGCGTGGGCTTCAAACTCGGCAACGAAGCCCTGCGTGACCAGGTGCAAAACACCCTGGATGAGATGATTGCGGACGGTAAGTTCATGGAACTGGCCCAGAAGTACGGCTTGGAAAACGCCGTCATCACCAAGTAA
- a CDS encoding RluA family pseudouridine synthase, translating to MSRLLPVPEGLAGLRADVGLSRLLGLSRAKAGTLLESGAATQNGETLKKSDQLTPGSLLEIEIPEPTGYVPEVTRVENLGILYADDDLVVVDKPAGVAAHTGPGWEGPTVVGALRAAGIPVSTSGPVEREGIVHRLDAGTSGAMVVAKSELAYGKLKNEFRYHRVEKIYTALATGRVKPPVGTIDAPIGRAPGREFKMAVVSGGKPAVTHYDVTEELSGATLLKVQLETGRTHQIRVHLAAIGHPLVGDTEYGADRKTATRLGLERQWLHASRLAFKHPRTGLEVAVQAPLPADLAAALELLRQ from the coding sequence GTGAGTCGTTTGTTGCCGGTACCGGAGGGGCTTGCGGGGCTTCGTGCTGACGTGGGATTGTCGCGGCTTTTGGGGCTGTCACGAGCAAAAGCGGGAACTCTGTTGGAATCGGGAGCGGCCACGCAAAACGGCGAGACTCTGAAAAAATCCGATCAACTAACCCCGGGAAGTCTGTTGGAAATCGAAATTCCCGAACCTACCGGCTATGTTCCCGAAGTCACCCGCGTGGAAAACTTGGGAATTTTATATGCAGATGATGATTTGGTGGTGGTGGACAAGCCGGCCGGGGTCGCTGCTCACACCGGCCCCGGTTGGGAGGGGCCTACGGTAGTTGGGGCGCTGCGTGCTGCCGGGATTCCGGTGTCAACTTCCGGTCCGGTGGAACGCGAAGGTATCGTGCATCGTTTAGACGCGGGAACATCGGGAGCGATGGTGGTCGCGAAATCGGAACTCGCCTACGGCAAACTGAAAAACGAGTTTCGCTACCACCGGGTCGAAAAAATTTATACCGCCCTAGCCACGGGAAGGGTAAAACCCCCAGTAGGAACTATTGATGCCCCCATCGGACGGGCGCCGGGGCGTGAGTTTAAGATGGCGGTGGTGTCCGGTGGAAAGCCCGCGGTGACGCACTACGACGTCACCGAGGAACTTTCGGGAGCAACTTTGTTGAAAGTCCAGCTGGAGACGGGACGCACCCACCAGATCCGCGTGCATCTCGCGGCTATCGGGCACCCCTTGGTGGGTGATACAGAATATGGAGCGGATCGGAAAACGGCGACTCGGCTGGGACTGGAGCGGCAATGGTTGCATGCCAGTCGGCTGGCGTTTAAACACCCGCGAACCGGTCTGGAAGTCGCGGTGCAGGCTCCGCTACCAGCTGATTTAGCGGCGGCTTTAGAGCTTTTGCGCCAATAG
- a CDS encoding amino acid ABC transporter permease: MNEWTFLPELALGFGRTVILFALTLVISLPLGLLVYAGRVVRFKPLNWIVQFYISIMRGTPLMLQLMVVYFGPYYLFKVPISASYNFWAAIIAFSINYAAYFAEIYRGGFQAIPQGQTEAAFVLGYSQQRTFYTIKLPQMFRTVLPSITNEVITLVKDTSLAQVISFLEMFSIAREYASTTASMAPFVAAGIFYYVFNMVVAVTMNKLEKRVSKYQI, from the coding sequence ATGAACGAGTGGACTTTCCTTCCTGAACTGGCCTTGGGCTTTGGTCGGACCGTGATTCTGTTCGCGCTGACGCTGGTCATTTCCCTCCCCCTGGGATTACTGGTGTACGCCGGACGGGTGGTTCGTTTTAAACCCCTGAACTGGATAGTTCAGTTCTATATCTCGATTATGCGCGGCACTCCCTTGATGCTGCAGCTCATGGTCGTTTATTTCGGGCCCTATTACCTGTTCAAAGTGCCTATCAGCGCGTCTTACAATTTTTGGGCTGCCATCATTGCCTTTTCAATCAACTACGCTGCCTACTTCGCCGAAATCTATCGTGGCGGTTTCCAGGCTATCCCCCAAGGGCAAACTGAAGCGGCGTTTGTCCTGGGCTATTCCCAGCAGCGCACTTTCTATACCATCAAGTTACCCCAGATGTTTCGCACGGTGCTGCCTTCCATCACTAACGAAGTCATCACCCTGGTCAAGGACACGTCCCTAGCCCAGGTCATTTCTTTCTTGGAAATGTTTTCTATCGCCAGGGAATACGCCTCCACCACCGCTTCCATGGCACCTTTCGTCGCTGCCGGCATTTTCTATTACGTCTTTAACATGGTGGTGGCCGTGACCATGAACAAGTTGGAAAAACGCGTCAGCAAGTATCAAATCTGA
- a CDS encoding YggT family protein, translated as MVRLIGLVIYYVINVYVFILVLRVVLDWVQILARDWRPRGIILVLANLIYALTDPPVRFFGRLIPPLRIGGLALDMGFLVLFILLFGLQWLVVRLTFMV; from the coding sequence ATGGTACGACTCATCGGCTTGGTTATTTACTACGTGATAAACGTCTATGTTTTCATCCTGGTTCTGAGGGTAGTTCTGGACTGGGTCCAGATTTTGGCTAGAGATTGGCGCCCCCGGGGAATTATTTTGGTGTTGGCTAACTTGATTTATGCCTTGACAGATCCACCGGTACGCTTTTTTGGGCGTTTGATACCTCCGCTGCGTATCGGCGGATTGGCGCTTGACATGGGGTTTTTAGTGTTGTTCATCCTCCTGTTCGGACTGCAATGGTTGGTGGTCAGGCTCACTTTTATGGTTTAG
- a CDS encoding DivIVA domain-containing protein, which translates to MPKRFWKSGRKPPDTDEVTNMALLTTDDIVNKKFQPTKFREGYDQDEVDDFLDEVVNTLDTLTKERDALRAELDEANRKIAELSSGVAPVAEVAPEPAAPEPTPVESAPAPAEAPESTSAVSMLDMAQRLHDEYVQDGQKKGEEIIADARVEADRIIAEAEQEHSRVLAQLEQERGMLERKIEELKTFESEYRAKMSSFLEGILSDLASSAPTN; encoded by the coding sequence ATGCCCAAAAGGTTTTGGAAATCGGGGCGCAAGCCCCCTGATACGGACGAGGTGACGAATATGGCGTTGCTCACCACAGATGACATCGTCAACAAGAAGTTTCAGCCCACGAAATTCCGCGAAGGCTATGACCAGGATGAAGTGGACGATTTCTTGGACGAGGTGGTGAATACCCTCGATACCCTGACCAAAGAGCGTGATGCGCTCCGGGCCGAGCTGGATGAAGCAAATCGCAAGATTGCCGAACTGAGCAGCGGTGTGGCGCCAGTGGCAGAAGTAGCTCCCGAGCCGGCCGCTCCGGAACCTACCCCGGTGGAATCTGCTCCGGCTCCTGCAGAGGCCCCCGAGTCGACTTCTGCGGTCTCCATGCTGGATATGGCGCAACGTCTGCACGACGAATACGTGCAAGACGGCCAAAAGAAGGGCGAAGAAATCATTGCCGATGCCCGCGTCGAAGCCGATCGGATTATTGCCGAAGCGGAGCAAGAGCATTCCCGCGTCCTGGCGCAGTTGGAGCAAGAACGCGGCATGTTGGAGCGCAAGATCGAAGAGCTCAAGACTTTCGAATCCGAGTATCGCGCCAAGATGAGCTCGTTCTTGGAAGGCATTCTTTCGGACTTGGCGAGTTCCGCACCGACCAACTAA
- a CDS encoding signal peptidase II, giving the protein MVLLIMVAVGGIDQMTKRLAQRFLVAGTEPQPLLGSYVTLHLTHNPGAALSIGQGQTLVVTIFSLILVFILTVLSFSTHSRMWAYTLAVVSGGGLANLVDRFQGPTWGTGEVVDFIDYFGWFVGNVADIFVVVGVAVVFVLLVRGVPLFAAPQSEPKPRCAEAGAGQDGLEKDKD; this is encoded by the coding sequence ATGGTGCTTTTAATCATGGTGGCGGTGGGCGGCATCGACCAGATGACGAAACGTCTGGCCCAGCGTTTCCTGGTTGCCGGTACTGAGCCGCAGCCCCTGCTGGGCTCGTACGTCACTTTGCACCTCACTCACAACCCCGGTGCCGCTTTGTCCATTGGTCAGGGCCAGACCCTGGTCGTGACCATATTTAGCTTGATATTGGTGTTTATATTGACTGTGTTGTCTTTCTCGACACACAGCCGGATGTGGGCTTACACCTTGGCGGTTGTGTCGGGAGGGGGACTGGCGAACCTGGTAGACAGGTTCCAAGGTCCGACGTGGGGTACCGGAGAAGTCGTTGACTTTATCGATTACTTCGGTTGGTTCGTCGGCAATGTGGCTGACATTTTCGTAGTTGTTGGGGTAGCGGTAGTCTTTGTTTTGCTGGTTCGCGGCGTACCGCTGTTTGCCGCTCCTCAATCCGAACCCAAACCGAGGTGCGCCGAAGCGGGTGCAGGTCAGGATGGTCTCGAAAAGGATAAAGATTAG